The Polyangium mundeleinium genome contains the following window.
CTTCGCCCAGGTCCTGAAGTCCGTGGTCGCGAGTCCGTGCGCGCGCGCGTGCTCCGGTCGGGCGGGGCTGTCGACGACGTTCATCCGCTGCTGCGAGACGACGAAGGCCGGCCAGAGCCCCTGGGCGAGCGCCTCCTCCGCGGTGAGCGAGGGCGCCTCGATGGGCGTGCGGAGCACCTCCGAGAGGACCGCCGCGATCTCCCGCATCGACCGCCTGTCTCCCGCAAGCTCCAGCTCGACCCCCTTCCACGCCACCGGGTCCGTGAAGGCCGCCGCGGCCGCCGCCCCGATGTCCTGCATCGCCACCAGCGAGAGCACCGTGTCCGGCGCGAGCATCGTCAGGAGCCGGTCCTCCACCCAGTTCGCGAACAGGAACGACGGCCGCACGAAGTTCTCCATGAAGAACGCCGGCTTCAGCAAGGTGAACGAGCGGAAGCCCCCGGCGCGCGCGAGATCCTCGATGTACTCCTTGCTCTCCCAGTAGTGGACGTTCGACTCCGGCGAGCCCCACCCCGGCTGCCGGCGCTGGTACTCCCCCGAGCCAGAGACCGACGTATGCACGAACTGCGGCACGCCCGCCGCCCGTGCCGCCTCCACGAGGTTCTTCCCCTGCCGCTGCTCGTCGTCGCCTTCGAGGTTCTTCAGGTTCGGCATTTGCACCGAGAACACCCCGCGGGCCCCGGCGCAGGCCGCCCGCAGCGATGCGGGATCGTCGAAGTCGCCGCGCACCAGCGTCGCGCCGAGCTCGCCGAGCGCCCGCGCCCCTGCCGCCTCCACGTCGCGCACCAGCACGTGCACCGGCGCCCCGCGCGCGAGCAGCGCCCGCGCGACCGCGCCCCCCTGCCTGCCCGTCGCGCCCGTCACGAGGATCGGATCGGACGCCTTCACACCCATTGCGAGAATCGAATCGGATGTCGTTGCATTCGTCATGGCAAAGTCATACGCCCCGCGGTATGGACGATCAATGCCTCGCCGTCCAAACGTCATATCCAAGACGCCAGAACTGCTGGACCTTCAGGACCCCCGCGGCGACGCCCTCGCCGACGTGCTGAGCGTGTCCCTGCTCCCGAACGCCCTCTTCAAGTGCATCGAAGCCCGTTCCCCCTGGGGCCTGCGCGTCCCGACCCGTGACCGCGCCGTCTTCTACCTGATCGCACGTGGCCACGCCCTCCTGGAAATCGACGGCGAGCCTCCGCGCCCCCTCGCCACCGGCGACGTCGTCTTCATCCCGCACGGCACGGCGCACACCCTCCGCGACGAAACGGCCCGTCACCTGTTCACGGTCCACGACGGCCCGAGCTGCGCGGGCACCGGTCCTGCCCGCATCGGCGGCGACGGTGCCCTCACCACCCTGCTCGCGGGCTTCTTCGCCTACACAGGCGG
Protein-coding sequences here:
- a CDS encoding NmrA/HSCARG family protein, whose amino-acid sequence is MTNATTSDSILAMGVKASDPILVTGATGRQGGAVARALLARGAPVHVLVRDVEAAGARALGELGATLVRGDFDDPASLRAACAGARGVFSVQMPNLKNLEGDDEQRQGKNLVEAARAAGVPQFVHTSVSGSGEYQRRQPGWGSPESNVHYWESKEYIEDLARAGGFRSFTLLKPAFFMENFVRPSFLFANWVEDRLLTMLAPDTVLSLVAMQDIGAAAAAAFTDPVAWKGVELELAGDRRSMREIAAVLSEVLRTPIEAPSLTAEEALAQGLWPAFVVSQQRMNVVDSPARPEHARAHGLATTDFRTWAKAHLGRREATKAAGANA